The Streptomyces pactum genome contains a region encoding:
- a CDS encoding YwqJ-related putative deaminase: MSATQTGPHTGRSDDPRGGDPRIGWSATEARHAPALQHRRDGILPTVAAALSVRGTTLTGTATRADTPPALHHLVQDFLDTLTSGQRDRYTGRCAETILISRHLATADAARSKRAARKPMTNGEARKALKHAKLTTRRIREDGDPLHGSFATPCRACTALSAHFGVRIVDPTTNDG; this comes from the coding sequence ATGAGTGCGACACAGACGGGACCCCACACCGGGCGGTCCGACGACCCCCGGGGCGGCGACCCCCGCATCGGCTGGAGCGCCACCGAAGCCCGCCACGCCCCCGCCCTCCAGCACCGCCGCGACGGCATACTCCCCACCGTGGCCGCCGCGCTCTCCGTGCGCGGCACCACCCTCACGGGCACCGCCACCCGCGCGGACACGCCGCCCGCCCTGCACCACCTCGTGCAGGACTTCCTCGACACCCTCACCAGCGGCCAACGCGACCGTTACACCGGCCGCTGCGCCGAGACGATCCTCATCTCGCGGCACCTGGCCACCGCGGACGCGGCCCGCAGCAAACGCGCCGCACGAAAACCCATGACCAACGGCGAAGCCCGCAAGGCGCTCAAGCACGCCAAGCTCACCACCCGCCGCATCCGCGAGGACGGCGACCCCCTGCACGGCAGCTTCGCCACACCGTGCCGGGCCTGCACAGCCCTCAGCGCCCACTTCGGCGTCCGCATCGTCGACCCGACCACGAACGACGGCTGA
- a CDS encoding cation acetate symporter — MSLVGFTAVATVTLLLCVMTGPDRDDLDEFYTGYSSLSPMRNGLAIAGDYISAATVLGTGGVIALFGYDGVVLALSTALSLLLLMFLLAEPLRNAGRFTMGDALARRMPGRGVRIAACAVTIAALLPLMLVQLAGTGQLLAFVLGFSGESLETGCIIGLGVLMISYAAIGGMKGTALIQILKIVMLLGSGTVVAALILNRFGWDPGALFDAAADGSGVGPAFLNSGLQFAGGPHPEADMITSQLTVVLGGACLPHVTMRMYTASCARQVRRSMSWAVSSVALFVLVITVVGVGATALVGRAAIAGIDPQGNTAFLLGSRAAFGAEVSTAETFLFTTVTTAVFLTLLASVGGMILACANSLAHDVFATRVQEMSPRREMTLARVSALAIGIPAIILATLVQHRSLQPLVTLSFCLGASAIAPALVYGLFWRRYTRAGLLSTLIGGSLAVLLLMPGTNLVSGSPVSAFPDADFNWFPFTTTGLVSIPLGFACGWLGTMLSGRREAEEQRRHYEAVEGWILAGAVRRGE, encoded by the coding sequence ATGTCCCTGGTCGGCTTCACCGCCGTCGCCACCGTCACGCTGCTGCTGTGTGTGATGACCGGCCCCGACCGGGACGACCTCGACGAGTTCTACACCGGCTACAGCTCCCTGTCCCCCATGCGCAACGGCCTCGCGATCGCCGGGGACTACATCTCGGCGGCGACCGTGCTCGGCACCGGCGGCGTCATCGCGCTCTTCGGCTACGACGGCGTCGTACTGGCGCTCAGCACCGCCCTGTCGCTGCTGCTGCTGATGTTCCTGCTGGCCGAACCCCTGCGCAACGCCGGCCGGTTCACCATGGGCGACGCGCTCGCCCGCCGGATGCCCGGACGCGGCGTCCGCATCGCCGCCTGCGCGGTGACCATCGCCGCGCTGCTGCCGCTGATGCTGGTGCAGCTCGCGGGCACCGGCCAGTTGCTCGCCTTCGTCCTCGGCTTCTCCGGCGAGTCGCTGGAGACCGGCTGCATCATCGGCCTGGGGGTACTGATGATCAGCTACGCGGCGATCGGCGGCATGAAGGGCACCGCCCTCATCCAGATCCTCAAGATCGTGATGCTGCTCGGATCGGGCACCGTGGTCGCCGCGCTGATCCTCAACCGCTTCGGCTGGGACCCCGGCGCGCTGTTCGACGCGGCGGCGGACGGCAGCGGCGTGGGACCGGCGTTCCTGAACTCGGGACTCCAGTTCGCGGGCGGGCCGCACCCCGAGGCCGACATGATCACCTCGCAACTGACCGTCGTCCTCGGCGGCGCCTGTCTCCCCCACGTCACCATGCGCATGTACACCGCGTCCTGTGCCCGCCAGGTGCGCCGCTCGATGTCCTGGGCGGTGTCCAGCGTGGCACTGTTCGTGCTGGTCATCACGGTCGTCGGCGTCGGCGCGACGGCGCTGGTGGGACGGGCGGCCATCGCCGGGATCGACCCGCAGGGCAACACCGCCTTCCTGCTGGGCTCCCGGGCCGCGTTCGGCGCGGAGGTGTCCACGGCGGAGACGTTCCTGTTCACGACCGTCACCACGGCCGTCTTCCTCACCCTGCTGGCCTCCGTCGGCGGCATGATCCTCGCCTGCGCCAACTCCCTCGCCCACGACGTGTTCGCCACCCGCGTGCAGGAGATGTCACCGCGCCGCGAGATGACCCTCGCCCGCGTCTCCGCCCTGGCCATCGGCATCCCCGCGATCATCCTCGCGACCCTCGTCCAGCACCGCAGCCTGCAGCCCCTGGTCACCCTGTCCTTCTGTCTGGGCGCCTCGGCCATCGCCCCCGCCCTGGTCTACGGCCTCTTCTGGCGCCGCTACACCCGCGCCGGGCTGCTCAGCACCCTCATCGGCGGTTCGCTGGCCGTCCTGCTGCTGATGCCGGGCACCAACCTGGTCTCCGGCTCGCCCGTCTCCGCCTTCCCCGACGCCGACTTCAACTGGTTCCCGTTCACCACGACGGGTCTGGTCTCCATCCCCCTGGGCTTCGCCTGCGGCTGGCTGGGCACGATGCTCTCCGGCCGGCGCGAGGCGGAGGAGCAACGCCGGCACTACGAGGCCGTGGAGGGCTGGATCCTGGCGGGGGCGGTACGCAGAGGCGAGTGA
- a CDS encoding SMI1/KNR4 family protein: MTTGRLGLGAPPGRQAGGHAAPPNAAYAGQVVHFPDPVRAARHPRGVRVDEGGYPVFSPYARAVAEIADPPEGFGVDELRLTDYVSANAALSASGHELWDTVPAVATPHGWTWHHVAGSRRMELVPVEVKALLRHHGGIATAAVDQGKRGTRPLQETRPAHFGLPKSGVAVSEQQVQGVEEDLGYRLPGAYRSFLKAAGGCAPVGTALDAELGLLVDQPFFTVREEAAVNDLVYVNKCLRDHLTKDYLGVAFVQGGLLAVKVKGERIGSVWFCAYDDVRDVDPSMPPADRVERLLLPCGEDFDVFLSRLAGSPPELETVANLMVDGGFARAVPVASATSAPAASTASSVGE; encoded by the coding sequence ATGACGACAGGTCGGCTCGGGCTGGGGGCACCTCCCGGCCGCCAGGCCGGGGGACACGCCGCGCCGCCGAACGCGGCCTATGCCGGGCAGGTCGTGCATTTCCCGGATCCGGTGCGGGCGGCACGTCACCCGAGAGGGGTACGGGTGGACGAGGGCGGTTACCCCGTCTTCTCGCCGTACGCCCGCGCGGTGGCGGAGATCGCGGACCCGCCGGAGGGGTTCGGGGTCGACGAACTGCGGCTGACGGACTACGTGTCGGCGAACGCCGCGCTGTCGGCGTCGGGACACGAACTGTGGGACACGGTGCCGGCGGTGGCGACGCCGCACGGCTGGACGTGGCACCACGTGGCCGGGTCGCGGCGGATGGAGCTGGTCCCGGTCGAGGTGAAGGCGCTGCTGCGGCACCACGGCGGGATCGCCACGGCGGCGGTGGACCAGGGCAAGCGCGGGACACGGCCCCTGCAGGAGACGCGTCCGGCGCATTTCGGACTGCCGAAGTCGGGGGTCGCCGTCTCCGAGCAGCAGGTGCAGGGCGTCGAGGAGGACCTCGGGTATCGGCTGCCGGGCGCCTACCGGTCGTTCCTGAAGGCGGCGGGTGGCTGCGCCCCGGTGGGCACGGCGCTCGACGCCGAGCTGGGGCTGCTGGTCGACCAGCCGTTCTTCACGGTGCGCGAGGAGGCGGCGGTCAACGACCTCGTCTACGTCAACAAGTGCCTGCGGGACCACCTGACCAAGGACTACCTGGGCGTCGCGTTCGTCCAGGGCGGTCTGCTCGCCGTGAAGGTGAAGGGCGAGCGGATCGGTTCGGTGTGGTTCTGCGCCTACGACGACGTCCGGGACGTGGACCCCTCGATGCCGCCGGCGGATCGCGTGGAGCGGTTGCTCCTGCCGTGCGGTGAGGACTTCGACGTGTTCCTGTCGCGGCTGGCGGGGTCCCCGCCGGAGCTGGAGACCGTCGCGAACCTGATGGTGGACGGCGGTTTCGCGCGTGCGGTGCCCGTGGCGTCGGCGACTTCGGCGCCTGCGGCGTCCACGGCGTCTTCGGTAGGGGAGTGA
- a CDS encoding SUKH-4 family immunity protein, with protein sequence MVTFAQAQERAEEWVNGELPAYQHREVRVREFDLGFVVWAEDRADGPRSDGGAQRLVIARDSGEATLWPSLPVGEVIRRYEEEYGRSDEAAEPAPAARVDLNQTSFLLSPPEWLQEAADKLGIPDRRRGDHDSGGDTSGAGAGAGLGAGAGAPAGAGALPETQAGVPSAPAAPAASSAPADARDSGAAWPAAGASGAGGSGAGAGASGAPGAPAGATPWAGTDTNADAGEDRSVPLPQTVFAPPLSGADDDTPPPAATSDAKTALMSGGSGLPPTALSPAIDHPDTPDASTGAGTPPPAPSAPAAPQPSAGPGSSATPARPLAPNAGEIADAATSKAAPPRRGGGSTTPPPPAAPGAPGARPGSTPPPPSAPPTPGTPAGGYVPTQMVSSLGPEGPGGPGTPPPPNAPPPPTGQSAPGAPGAPGAPGAPGAPGAPGTPPPPSVPGGTPPGGMHHAATMLADPGRTGGGAPQPPGPPGPPGASGTPAPPGPPGPPGAPAPPGAPGVPGAAPGGPGTPPPPAAPGAPGPHGSSGGAGGAVHHAQTVLAAPPVGGPGTPPPPPGAPGVPGGDGGHGAPGVPGAPGGPGVPGGAGQPMPPGAPGAVPPPGGPVPGQPPAYGYPQQPPSGLPTVGPGYQAVLRYRAQDGSEQQLIRRSAPGTPHPEWQIFHELRGMNVPPDQVLELHTELESCELPGAYCARMIREQWPQARITSIAPYGTDHASRQQGMRQLLAHQGELHQVADGPARPAPVRAPLPQVQPAPPIPPEAVGQELGGAFGPGVFRFEQAAVSRQGVPPVVAHTLVAAGLPMDMGPFFWAQAQPGRPVPTLAELAAERGVQPASDAGSYLVVGSDFGRAICVQYGTAAIVAVPVEAGPGGAPVPPQFVNTGLPEFARCLALLGRMWRLRFGLNQEQAGRWTVDFQAQLAALDPAALGSPESWWSVLLEQMWDGLL encoded by the coding sequence ATGGTGACGTTCGCGCAGGCGCAGGAGCGCGCGGAGGAGTGGGTCAACGGCGAGCTGCCGGCCTACCAGCACCGTGAGGTGCGGGTGCGGGAGTTCGACCTCGGGTTCGTGGTGTGGGCCGAGGACCGCGCGGACGGGCCGCGTTCGGACGGGGGCGCGCAGCGGCTGGTGATCGCCCGGGACAGCGGTGAGGCGACGTTGTGGCCCTCGCTGCCGGTGGGCGAGGTGATCCGCCGCTACGAGGAGGAGTACGGCCGTTCCGACGAGGCCGCCGAGCCGGCGCCCGCGGCGCGGGTGGACCTGAACCAGACGTCGTTCCTGCTGAGTCCACCGGAGTGGTTGCAGGAGGCGGCGGACAAGCTGGGTATCCCGGACCGCCGGCGCGGGGACCACGACAGCGGCGGCGACACCAGCGGTGCCGGTGCCGGTGCCGGTCTCGGGGCTGGGGCTGGGGCTCCGGCCGGCGCCGGGGCGCTTCCCGAGACGCAGGCCGGGGTGCCGTCGGCTCCCGCGGCTCCCGCGGCCTCGTCGGCCCCCGCGGACGCGCGGGACAGCGGCGCGGCGTGGCCGGCCGCCGGGGCGAGTGGTGCCGGTGGCTCCGGGGCGGGCGCGGGTGCGTCCGGTGCGCCGGGCGCGCCTGCCGGGGCGACGCCCTGGGCGGGGACGGACACCAACGCGGACGCCGGTGAGGACCGTTCCGTACCGCTGCCCCAGACGGTGTTCGCGCCGCCGCTGAGCGGTGCCGACGACGACACGCCGCCGCCGGCGGCCACGTCGGACGCCAAGACGGCGCTGATGTCGGGCGGCAGCGGACTTCCGCCGACGGCGCTCTCGCCGGCCATCGACCACCCGGACACGCCGGACGCGTCCACGGGGGCGGGCACACCGCCGCCCGCGCCGTCGGCACCGGCCGCGCCACAGCCGTCCGCCGGTCCCGGTTCGTCCGCCACCCCGGCCCGGCCGCTCGCGCCGAACGCCGGCGAGATCGCCGACGCCGCGACCAGCAAGGCGGCGCCACCGCGCCGTGGCGGTGGTTCGACGACGCCGCCTCCGCCGGCGGCTCCGGGAGCCCCGGGCGCGCGGCCGGGGAGTACACCGCCGCCGCCGTCGGCCCCGCCCACGCCGGGTACGCCGGCGGGCGGTTACGTGCCGACGCAGATGGTGTCGTCGCTCGGTCCCGAGGGCCCGGGCGGCCCGGGCACCCCGCCTCCGCCGAACGCGCCGCCGCCTCCGACGGGCCAGAGTGCTCCCGGTGCTCCCGGTGCTCCCGGTGCTCCAGGCGCTCCAGGCGCTCCAGGCGCTCCGGGCACCCCGCCTCCGCCGAGCGTCCCCGGTGGGACTCCCCCGGGCGGGATGCACCATGCCGCCACGATGCTGGCCGACCCCGGCCGCACGGGCGGCGGTGCGCCCCAGCCGCCCGGTCCGCCCGGTCCGCCCGGCGCGTCTGGTACTCCCGCACCTCCCGGTCCTCCCGGCCCGCCCGGTGCTCCCGCACCTCCCGGCGCTCCCGGCGTCCCGGGTGCGGCGCCCGGCGGTCCGGGTACGCCGCCGCCTCCTGCCGCTCCCGGTGCGCCCGGCCCGCACGGCTCCTCGGGGGGCGCGGGCGGTGCCGTGCACCACGCTCAGACCGTGCTGGCGGCGCCCCCGGTGGGCGGCCCCGGCACGCCCCCGCCGCCTCCCGGCGCGCCGGGCGTCCCGGGTGGTGACGGTGGCCACGGTGCTCCCGGCGTCCCCGGTGCTCCTGGTGGGCCTGGCGTCCCCGGCGGTGCCGGACAGCCCATGCCGCCCGGTGCGCCCGGTGCCGTGCCGCCGCCCGGCGGGCCGGTGCCCGGTCAGCCGCCGGCGTACGGCTATCCGCAGCAGCCGCCGTCCGGTCTGCCGACCGTCGGTCCCGGCTACCAGGCCGTACTGCGCTACCGCGCGCAGGACGGCTCCGAGCAGCAGTTGATCCGGCGTTCGGCGCCGGGCACGCCGCACCCGGAGTGGCAGATCTTCCACGAGCTGCGGGGCATGAACGTGCCGCCGGACCAGGTGCTGGAGCTGCACACGGAGCTGGAGTCGTGCGAGCTGCCGGGCGCGTACTGCGCGCGGATGATCCGGGAGCAGTGGCCGCAGGCGCGGATCACCTCCATCGCGCCGTACGGCACGGACCACGCGAGCCGGCAGCAGGGCATGCGCCAACTGCTGGCGCACCAGGGCGAGCTGCACCAGGTGGCCGACGGGCCGGCCCGTCCGGCGCCGGTGCGTGCGCCGCTGCCGCAGGTGCAGCCGGCGCCGCCGATCCCGCCGGAGGCCGTCGGACAGGAGCTGGGGGGCGCGTTCGGCCCGGGTGTCTTCCGGTTCGAGCAGGCCGCGGTCTCCCGGCAGGGTGTGCCGCCGGTCGTGGCGCACACGCTGGTGGCGGCGGGTCTGCCGATGGACATGGGCCCGTTCTTCTGGGCGCAGGCCCAGCCGGGGCGCCCGGTGCCGACGCTGGCGGAGCTGGCGGCCGAGCGAGGGGTGCAGCCGGCCTCGGACGCGGGTTCGTACCTCGTCGTGGGCAGTGACTTCGGCCGGGCGATCTGTGTGCAGTACGGCACGGCGGCCATCGTGGCGGTGCCGGTGGAGGCGGGGCCGGGCGGCGCGCCCGTGCCGCCGCAGTTCGTGAACACGGGGCTGCCGGAGTTCGCGCGCTGCCTGGCGCTGCTGGGCCGGATGTGGCGGCTCAGGTTCGGTCTGAACCAGGAGCAGGCGGGCCGCTGGACGGTCGACTTCCAGGCCCAGTTGGCCGCGCTGGACCCGGCGGCGCTCGGCTCGCCGGAGAGCTGGTGGTCGGTGCTGCTGGAGCAGATGTGGGACGGGCTGCTGTGA